One window of Pseudomonas sp. ML2-2023-3 genomic DNA carries:
- a CDS encoding WbqC family protein yields the protein MKKIAILQSNYVPWKGYFDLIAAVDEFILYDDMQFTKNDWRNRNQIKTPQGVQWLTVPVGKDIHRRIRDVQLVDGWQIKHWKTLESNYRRAAHFDAIASWLRPLYLDASYSHLTQLNKNLIKAICDYLGIHTRISCSWDYELGEGKTERLVDLCLQAGANAYISGPSAKDYLQPELLQAQGIDLHWFDYSDYREYPQLWGSFVHGVSILDLLFNCGPKSQIYMKFANL from the coding sequence GTGAAGAAAATTGCCATTCTGCAGTCCAATTATGTCCCTTGGAAGGGCTATTTCGACCTCATCGCGGCAGTGGATGAATTCATACTTTACGATGATATGCAGTTCACTAAAAATGACTGGCGCAACCGTAACCAAATCAAGACGCCACAGGGTGTACAGTGGCTAACCGTGCCAGTAGGCAAGGACATTCATCGCCGTATCCGCGATGTGCAACTTGTCGATGGCTGGCAAATCAAGCACTGGAAAACGCTGGAAAGCAACTACAGGCGGGCAGCTCATTTTGATGCTATCGCTAGCTGGCTGCGCCCTCTGTACTTAGATGCGTCATACAGTCATCTGACCCAGCTGAACAAAAATCTTATCAAAGCTATCTGCGACTATCTGGGGATTCATACGCGAATATCCTGCTCCTGGGATTACGAACTTGGAGAGGGTAAAACCGAGCGTCTTGTGGACTTGTGTCTACAGGCGGGCGCCAACGCATATATCTCCGGGCCATCGGCCAAAGATTATTTGCAGCCCGAATTGCTGCAAGCGCAAGGCATTGACCTGCACTGGTTCGACTACAGTGACTATCGTGAATATCCACAACTGTGGGGCTCGTTCGTCCATGGCGTCAGCATTCTTGATCTGCTCTTCAATTGCGGCCCGAAATCTCAAATTTATATGAAGTTTGCCAATTTATGA
- a CDS encoding glycosyltransferase family 2 protein, which yields MRLSIVATLYQSAEHLLEFHARCCRAAEALVGDDYEIVLVNDGSPDDSLGRAIRLTETDPHVVLVDLSRNFGHHKAMMTGLAHARGDEVFLIDSDLEEPPECLLTFSEHMRGEGCDVVYGVQEQRKGSVFERLSGNLFWTLINQLSGLSLPANVVTARLMSRRYIDALLGHEEREVFMAGLFHITGFTQKAVPIQKLSTSKSTYTFRRKLSLVVNSVTSFSVLPLVAIFYIGLIIFSFACCYSAYLLIIWLFFSYTMPGWTSVMVSIWLLGGLILSCMGIIGIYLSKVFSESKRRPYTIIRNIYGRS from the coding sequence ATGAGACTGTCCATTGTTGCCACCCTGTATCAATCTGCTGAACACCTCCTGGAGTTCCACGCACGCTGCTGTCGCGCCGCAGAAGCACTTGTAGGCGATGACTATGAAATCGTCCTGGTCAATGACGGCTCACCTGATGACAGCCTGGGGCGTGCCATTCGCCTGACGGAAACTGACCCACATGTGGTGCTGGTAGACCTGTCAAGAAACTTCGGCCATCACAAAGCCATGATGACTGGTCTTGCGCACGCCAGGGGCGACGAGGTGTTCTTGATCGACAGCGATCTGGAGGAGCCACCAGAATGCCTGCTGACTTTTTCAGAGCACATGCGCGGCGAGGGCTGTGACGTAGTCTATGGTGTTCAAGAGCAACGCAAAGGAAGTGTGTTCGAGCGCTTGAGCGGCAACCTCTTTTGGACGTTGATCAACCAACTCTCTGGCTTGTCACTCCCCGCCAATGTGGTCACCGCACGCTTGATGAGTCGACGTTACATCGATGCACTGCTGGGCCATGAAGAGCGAGAGGTTTTCATGGCCGGGTTATTTCATATTACCGGCTTTACACAAAAGGCCGTCCCAATCCAAAAGCTCAGCACAAGCAAATCGACCTACACCTTCAGGCGCAAGTTGTCGCTGGTGGTGAACTCCGTTACCTCTTTCAGCGTCCTGCCGCTGGTCGCCATTTTTTATATCGGTCTGATCATTTTCTCGTTTGCCTGCTGCTATTCCGCATATCTACTGATCATTTGGCTATTTTTCTCATACACCATGCCGGGCTGGACTTCGGTAATGGTCTCGATCTGGTTGCTTGGCGGCCTGATACTTTCCTGCATGGGAATCATTGGAATTTACCTTTCCAAGGTATTCTCTGAAAGCAAACGTCGCCCCTATACCATCATCAGGAACATCTATGGCCGCTCATAA
- a CDS encoding GtrA family protein — MIGLTARLKKRIPAAQLLKYALVGLLSNGLGYVLYLFLIALGSTPKLTMTALYITGALISFVGNQRLTFSYQGGTLGSGIRFVLAHAVGYAINFCLLAVLVDHFGYAHQWVQALAIFVVAGYLFLALKFFVFKATP, encoded by the coding sequence ATGATCGGCCTGACAGCTCGACTGAAAAAACGGATTCCTGCAGCACAACTACTCAAATATGCCTTGGTTGGCTTGCTCAGCAATGGCTTGGGCTATGTTCTTTATCTGTTTTTGATAGCACTGGGGAGCACGCCGAAGCTGACCATGACCGCGCTCTATATAACTGGCGCGCTCATTAGTTTCGTTGGCAACCAACGTTTGACTTTTTCATACCAGGGAGGGACCTTGGGGTCAGGTATACGATTCGTCCTGGCTCATGCGGTCGGATATGCCATCAACTTCTGTCTGCTCGCCGTGTTAGTGGATCACTTTGGTTATGCTCACCAGTGGGTTCAGGCCCTAGCAATCTTTGTAGTTGCTGGCTATCTTTTCCTGGCCCTAAAATTCTTCGTATTCAAGGCAACGCCATGA
- a CDS encoding trans-aconitate 2-methyltransferase: MTSPNRSPFPSSSYGQLAQAESGHWWFRVRNMVVLWALAKKVKPFNNLLEVGCGTGYVLEGIRRTWPQIELHGSEYFEEGLEYARKRVPTAQLRQLDATTMDEIDRYDVVAAFDVIEHIEQDETVLRNLARAIRPGGSLVLTVPQHRWLWSQVDEYACHVRRYSREELVNKVQQSGLQVSYVSSFVSLLVPLMWLSRKRASSQHDPMSEFNIPRWLNKSLEIFMKTELLLLKAGVRFPVGGSLLLIATKP; encoded by the coding sequence ATGACATCACCCAACCGCTCGCCATTCCCGTCATCATCCTATGGGCAACTTGCGCAGGCGGAATCTGGCCATTGGTGGTTCAGAGTGCGCAACATGGTAGTCCTATGGGCTTTGGCCAAGAAGGTAAAACCCTTCAACAACTTGTTAGAGGTCGGTTGCGGCACTGGATATGTGCTCGAAGGTATCCGCCGTACCTGGCCGCAAATCGAACTGCACGGTTCGGAATACTTTGAAGAAGGTCTGGAGTACGCCCGCAAGCGAGTCCCTACTGCACAGCTTAGGCAGCTCGACGCGACCACGATGGATGAAATCGATAGATATGATGTAGTTGCTGCATTCGACGTCATAGAGCATATAGAACAGGACGAAACAGTATTGCGCAATCTTGCCCGAGCAATTCGCCCTGGGGGATCGCTCGTCCTGACCGTGCCGCAACACCGTTGGCTTTGGTCGCAAGTGGACGAGTATGCGTGCCATGTGCGCCGCTATAGCCGAGAAGAACTGGTGAACAAGGTTCAGCAATCCGGCCTGCAAGTCAGCTATGTCAGTTCATTCGTAAGCCTTCTGGTGCCCTTGATGTGGCTTTCCCGTAAGCGTGCGAGCAGTCAGCATGACCCCATGAGCGAATTCAACATTCCTCGCTGGCTCAATAAGTCCCTAGAAATATTCATGAAAACCGAACTCCTGTTGCTCAAGGCAGGTGTGCGCTTTCCCGTCGGTGGCTCGCTGTTGCTTATCGCCACCAAACCCTGA
- the rffA gene encoding dTDP-4-amino-4,6-dideoxygalactose transaminase: protein MDSGKIQFNRPHMTGKELYYIAEAKFGNMLAGDGPFTKRCHQWLENTTSCNKALLTHSCTAALEMAALLLDIQPGDEIIMPSYTFVSTANAFVLRGGVPVFVDIREDTLNLDERLIEAAITPRTRVIVPVHYAGVACEMDSILAIAQRYGLHIVEDAAQGIMACYKGRPLGSLGSLGALSFHETKNVISGEGGALLVNNPDLARRAEIIREKGTDRSSFFRGEVDKYTWQEVGSSFLPGELIAAFLWAQLEEAKNITEQRLACWHHYHDALAPLEHKGLLRRPVIPAECTHNAHMYYVLLDSQIDRQAVLDALKNAGVHSVFHYVPLHSSPAGKRYGRVHGAMAVTDRQSERLIRLPLWIGLTTEQQNRVITVLVAALCNSSK, encoded by the coding sequence ATGGATAGCGGAAAAATCCAATTTAATCGACCTCACATGACCGGCAAGGAGCTGTATTACATCGCCGAAGCCAAGTTTGGGAATATGCTGGCAGGAGATGGCCCGTTCACCAAACGCTGTCACCAGTGGCTGGAAAACACCACCAGTTGCAACAAGGCACTGCTGACTCACTCTTGCACTGCGGCACTGGAAATGGCTGCCCTTCTCCTGGATATTCAACCCGGCGATGAGATCATCATGCCGTCCTATACCTTCGTATCCACTGCCAACGCGTTTGTGCTGCGTGGCGGCGTACCGGTGTTTGTTGATATTCGTGAAGACACGCTGAATCTCGACGAGCGGTTGATCGAGGCAGCAATCACCCCGCGCACCCGAGTGATTGTTCCCGTGCACTATGCAGGTGTGGCCTGCGAGATGGACAGCATTCTGGCGATTGCTCAACGATATGGTTTGCACATTGTCGAGGATGCCGCACAAGGCATCATGGCCTGCTACAAAGGCCGGCCTTTGGGCAGCCTTGGCAGCCTTGGTGCATTGAGCTTCCACGAAACCAAAAATGTCATATCGGGCGAAGGCGGCGCTCTGCTGGTCAACAACCCGGATTTGGCCCGGCGTGCTGAGATCATTCGCGAAAAAGGCACAGATCGCAGCAGCTTTTTTCGAGGTGAAGTGGACAAGTACACCTGGCAAGAGGTCGGCTCATCATTCCTGCCTGGCGAATTGATCGCGGCATTCCTCTGGGCCCAACTGGAGGAAGCCAAAAACATCACTGAACAGCGCCTGGCCTGTTGGCACCATTATCATGATGCCCTGGCTCCTTTGGAACATAAGGGTTTGCTCAGGCGTCCAGTCATACCCGCTGAATGCACCCACAATGCGCACATGTACTATGTACTGCTGGACTCGCAGATTGATCGCCAGGCGGTACTCGACGCACTAAAAAATGCGGGCGTTCACTCCGTGTTTCACTATGTACCACTGCATTCGTCGCCAGCTGGCAAACGCTATGGCAGGGTTCATGGCGCAATGGCCGTGACCGACCGGCAATCGGAACGGCTTATCCGATTACCATTGTGGATCGGGTTAACGACCGAACAGCAAAATCGCGTTATTACTGTGCTAGTGGCAGCGCTTTGCAATTCATCTAAGTAA
- a CDS encoding sigma-70 family RNA polymerase sigma factor: MSALDPSVLHRLYSDHNSWLKGWLRVRLGNTADACDLAQDTFLRVMTARHDIPIREPRGYLSAIARSLLIDKVRRRTIEQAYLQALALKPEPVDISPEVRLSIIETLISIDSLLDELGPRTREIFLAVQLEGLSYVAAAERFMVSVTTVKNHLIRAMTRCLLLVDS, encoded by the coding sequence ATGTCGGCGCTCGACCCTTCAGTGCTTCATCGGTTGTACAGCGATCACAACAGTTGGCTAAAGGGCTGGTTGCGCGTGCGTCTGGGCAATACGGCGGATGCCTGCGACCTGGCCCAGGACACGTTCCTGCGGGTCATGACGGCACGTCATGACATTCCCATTCGTGAGCCGCGTGGTTATCTGAGTGCGATCGCCCGCTCGCTGTTGATCGACAAGGTTCGTCGCCGCACCATTGAGCAAGCCTATCTGCAGGCGCTGGCACTCAAGCCCGAACCTGTGGATATTTCGCCCGAGGTACGCCTGTCGATTATCGAAACGCTGATTTCTATCGACAGCCTGCTCGATGAACTGGGCCCCAGAACACGGGAAATTTTCCTCGCCGTGCAGCTCGAAGGCTTGAGTTATGTTGCCGCCGCCGAGCGCTTCATGGTGTCGGTTACAACGGTGAAAAACCATTTGATTCGCGCCATGACCCGCTGCCTGTTGCTGGTCGACAGTTGA
- a CDS encoding FecR domain-containing protein has product MPPSPDLKALEAAATWYVQLNDGTADETRTRAWQAWLTSSPQHEAAWARLERFQRQWAMMPQEAALTSLDAAKAQRRDVLKIVGLLLAAGSSSWLAAEHVPYRSMLAEHRTHIRERRSLRLDDGSQVELNVDTALDIHFDSTQRLIRLHRGEILVQTAKDPDQRPFIVHTQDGSVRALGTRFSVRQLPEQTRVGVEQSAVEIRPHGHSDQPVRLEAGQQVTFDRDEVDAIEDLPSASTAWVKGMLSVDDWRLGDFIEALGRYRPGVLRCASSVQGLRISGAFRIDDTETILENLGKTLPVKVRFLTRYWASVEPA; this is encoded by the coding sequence ATGCCCCCTTCCCCGGACCTCAAGGCGCTCGAGGCTGCTGCCACCTGGTACGTGCAGCTCAATGACGGTACTGCCGACGAGACCCGCACCCGTGCCTGGCAAGCCTGGCTGACCTCCAGCCCGCAACATGAAGCGGCCTGGGCGCGGCTCGAAAGGTTCCAGCGCCAATGGGCAATGATGCCCCAGGAAGCCGCCCTTACCAGTCTCGATGCCGCGAAAGCTCAACGCCGCGATGTGCTGAAAATAGTGGGCCTGTTGTTGGCCGCAGGCAGCAGTTCATGGCTGGCGGCGGAGCACGTGCCATATCGCTCGATGCTTGCCGAGCACCGCACCCACATCCGCGAACGACGCTCACTGCGCCTGGACGATGGTTCGCAAGTGGAACTGAACGTCGACACCGCACTGGATATCCACTTCGATTCAACACAACGGCTGATCCGCCTGCATCGCGGCGAAATTCTGGTGCAGACCGCCAAGGACCCTGACCAGCGTCCATTTATCGTCCACACTCAGGACGGTAGCGTGCGCGCCCTCGGCACCCGGTTCAGTGTTCGCCAGTTGCCCGAACAGACGCGGGTCGGCGTAGAGCAATCGGCAGTGGAGATTCGTCCGCACGGGCACAGCGATCAGCCCGTGCGCCTCGAGGCCGGGCAACAAGTCACTTTCGATCGTGATGAAGTCGATGCAATCGAGGATTTGCCTTCTGCCTCAACGGCCTGGGTCAAGGGCATGTTGAGCGTGGACGACTGGCGCCTGGGCGACTTTATCGAGGCGCTGGGACGTTATCGCCCGGGCGTACTGCGCTGCGCTTCGTCCGTTCAGGGCCTGCGTATCTCGGGGGCGTTTCGTATCGATGACACCGAAACGATACTGGAGAACCTGGGTAAAACCCTGCCGGTGAAAGTGCGTTTCCTGACTCGCTACTGGGCCAGTGTCGAACCGGCATAA
- a CDS encoding TonB-dependent siderophore receptor — protein MPPLPLHATPNIRRAVRLAVLGASLASLSGLALMPTQAFAQSQTVYQIAPGPLGNALTQFGVQAGVTISFDTEQARHLNTGGLEGSYSVEEGLDRLLANSGLQAQRQSNGGYVLVAHATDSALELGATQVITNQLGTVTEGTGSYTPGAIATATRLVLTPRETPQSISVITRQHMDDFALDNVDDVMRHTPGITVSAYDTDRTNYYSRGFSINNFQYDGIPSAVRNVAYSAGNTLSDMAIYDRIEVLKGASGLLSGAGSLGGTINLVRKKPTSDFHGHITAGAGSWDNYRTEVDLSGPLTETGNVRGRAVAAYQDRQSYIDRYSNQSSVFYGILEVDVTPDTLLTVGADYQDNKPQGSTWSGSFPLYNYAGEINSAKRSFSNATDWSSWQQYTRTVFATLEQDLGSGWVGKLQLDHKINGYDAQLGAIQFNQPAADGTAKINAQRYKGETVSDAADIYVSGPYDFLGREHELVLGGSISTANWKGKGYWDVTFSTPNLVDYFNWDGHLAKPDWGSASQISDDTVRQTGMYATTRLNVTDDLKVFLGGRVVNYTLTGTTNTYRESGRLIPYAGVTYDLTDYLTAYASYTDVFMPQEFYNLDRNSKMLDPDEGENYEIGLKSEFFDGRLNASLAYFEVKESNRPIPDDAWNNLSPTPPNYAFKGTSAKTKGYELEISGELSPGWSLQGGYTHKVVRDDTGKKISTFEPEDQLSFYTIYKLKGDLNKVSVGGGARWQSTAWQEMYNSPKDRYEDFSQKPYWIVDLMTRYQFTENLSTTLNVNNVFDKYYYTNIGFYNSAIYGEPRNFMLTTRWDF, from the coding sequence ATGCCCCCGCTCCCCCTCCATGCCACCCCTAATATAAGGCGCGCTGTTCGCCTGGCAGTGCTGGGTGCGTCCCTTGCCAGCCTGTCCGGTCTGGCACTTATGCCCACTCAGGCCTTCGCGCAAAGCCAGACGGTTTATCAGATTGCCCCCGGCCCCCTGGGCAATGCACTGACCCAATTTGGCGTACAGGCAGGGGTCACTATTTCGTTCGACACTGAACAGGCCCGACACCTCAACACCGGCGGGCTTGAGGGTTCATACAGCGTCGAGGAAGGTCTGGACCGCCTGCTCGCCAACAGCGGGCTGCAAGCGCAGCGCCAGAGCAACGGAGGCTATGTTCTGGTCGCTCACGCCACTGACTCGGCGCTGGAGTTGGGAGCCACTCAAGTCATCACCAACCAGTTGGGCACAGTGACCGAAGGTACCGGTTCCTACACGCCTGGGGCTATTGCAACGGCCACCCGCCTGGTACTGACACCCCGGGAAACGCCGCAATCGATCAGCGTGATCACCCGTCAGCACATGGATGACTTCGCACTCGACAATGTCGACGACGTGATGCGCCATACACCCGGCATCACCGTATCCGCCTATGACACTGACCGGACCAACTACTACTCCCGCGGTTTTTCGATCAACAACTTCCAGTACGACGGCATTCCCTCCGCCGTGCGCAACGTTGCCTACTCGGCGGGCAACACCCTGAGTGACATGGCGATCTATGACCGCATCGAGGTGCTGAAGGGCGCCTCCGGCCTGCTCAGCGGTGCGGGGTCGCTGGGGGGCACCATCAACCTGGTGCGCAAAAAACCCACCAGCGATTTTCACGGCCATATCACCGCAGGCGCAGGTTCCTGGGACAACTACCGCACGGAAGTGGACCTCAGCGGCCCATTGACCGAAACCGGAAATGTGCGAGGTCGCGCAGTCGCGGCCTATCAGGACCGGCAGTCGTATATCGACCGCTACTCGAACCAGAGTTCGGTGTTCTACGGCATCCTCGAAGTCGACGTGACACCCGACACATTGCTGACCGTGGGTGCCGACTATCAGGACAACAAACCCCAGGGCTCTACCTGGTCGGGGAGTTTTCCGCTCTACAACTACGCGGGCGAGATCAACAGCGCCAAACGCTCGTTCAGCAACGCCACCGACTGGAGCAGTTGGCAGCAATACACCCGCACCGTCTTCGCGACCCTGGAACAGGATCTTGGCAGTGGCTGGGTGGGCAAGCTGCAACTGGACCACAAGATCAATGGCTACGATGCCCAGCTAGGGGCCATCCAGTTCAACCAGCCTGCCGCTGATGGCACCGCCAAAATCAACGCACAGCGCTACAAGGGCGAAACCGTCAGCGACGCGGCTGACATCTATGTCAGTGGTCCCTACGATTTTCTGGGCCGAGAGCATGAACTGGTGCTGGGTGGCTCGATCAGTACCGCGAACTGGAAAGGCAAAGGCTACTGGGACGTCACGTTCTCCACACCCAACCTCGTCGATTACTTTAACTGGGACGGGCACCTGGCCAAACCTGACTGGGGCAGCGCGTCCCAAATCAGCGACGACACCGTGCGCCAGACAGGCATGTACGCCACCACACGCCTGAATGTCACCGATGACTTGAAAGTCTTTCTGGGCGGTCGAGTGGTCAACTACACCCTCACCGGCACCACCAACACTTACCGCGAGTCGGGGCGCCTGATCCCCTACGCGGGTGTCACCTATGACCTGACAGACTACTTGACGGCGTACGCCAGCTACACCGATGTATTCATGCCCCAGGAGTTCTACAATCTGGATCGCAACAGCAAGATGCTTGATCCGGACGAGGGTGAAAACTATGAAATCGGCCTCAAGAGCGAGTTTTTCGATGGCCGCCTGAACGCCAGCCTGGCGTACTTTGAAGTCAAGGAAAGCAATCGCCCCATCCCCGATGATGCCTGGAATAATTTGTCGCCCACCCCGCCCAACTACGCTTTCAAGGGCACCTCGGCAAAAACCAAGGGCTACGAGCTGGAAATATCCGGTGAGCTGAGCCCTGGCTGGAGCCTGCAGGGCGGATACACCCACAAGGTGGTGCGCGATGACACGGGCAAAAAGATTTCGACCTTTGAACCCGAAGACCAGCTCAGTTTCTACACCATCTACAAACTCAAGGGCGACCTGAACAAGGTCTCCGTGGGCGGTGGCGCACGCTGGCAGAGCACCGCCTGGCAAGAGATGTACAACAGCCCCAAGGACAGGTACGAAGACTTCTCGCAAAAGCCCTACTGGATTGTGGATCTGATGACCCGTTATCAATTCACTGAAAACCTGTCGACCACGCTCAACGTCAATAACGTTTTCGACAAGTACTACTACACCAACATCGGGTTCTATAACTCGGCGATTTATGGCGAGCCACGCAACTTCATGCTGACCACTCGCTGGGATTTCTGA
- a CDS encoding gluconate:H+ symporter has translation MHSGPTLLLVLFCAIALIVFLIVKVRVHAFLALTAASFVVGIGSGMPLAKIASSYEAGVGGTLGFLATIIGLGGILGKMLEESGGAERIAQALLRALGKERASWAMMLVGFIAGIPVFFEVGFVLLIPLIYVVAKETRINLLYLGVPLAVSLMAVHCMLPPHPAAMAITGMLGADVGKVIMYGLIVALPTAIIAGPLWVKLVCKPEAPATQEAFLNEHCDDSKTRDLPGLGVTLLTIALPLLLMVGKSFAAGLPHDSTAFSVISFLGTPLIALSIAVVFAYWALGLRRGLSMSDLLNYTQKSFPPLASILLIIGAGGAFNGILIDSGVGNALSASLTQLNMNPIVLAWLVAGLMHFAVGSATVAMISAAGMVLPMLGAHPTVSKEIICIAIGAGAMGWTHVTDSAFWVVKEYLGVSLTDALKTFTTATVLASSVALGLTLLLARFV, from the coding sequence ATGCACAGCGGTCCCACTCTATTGCTGGTGTTGTTTTGCGCCATCGCCCTGATCGTTTTTCTCATCGTCAAAGTCCGCGTCCATGCTTTTCTAGCCCTGACCGCTGCGAGCTTTGTGGTGGGGATCGGTTCAGGCATGCCACTGGCAAAAATTGCTTCGTCGTATGAAGCGGGTGTTGGTGGAACCCTCGGGTTTCTGGCAACGATCATTGGCCTGGGCGGGATTCTGGGCAAGATGCTGGAAGAGTCCGGCGGCGCGGAGCGCATCGCACAGGCACTGTTGAGGGCCCTGGGTAAAGAGCGCGCCTCGTGGGCCATGATGCTGGTCGGATTCATAGCCGGCATCCCGGTGTTTTTCGAGGTGGGTTTCGTCCTGCTGATTCCGCTTATCTATGTGGTCGCCAAAGAAACCAGAATCAATCTTCTGTACCTGGGCGTACCGCTGGCCGTGTCGCTGATGGCCGTTCATTGCATGTTGCCGCCCCACCCCGCCGCAATGGCGATTACCGGGATGCTGGGCGCCGATGTGGGCAAAGTGATCATGTACGGTCTGATCGTCGCGCTGCCGACTGCGATCATTGCCGGGCCGCTGTGGGTCAAGCTGGTGTGCAAACCCGAAGCGCCAGCCACTCAAGAAGCCTTTTTGAACGAACATTGTGATGACAGCAAAACCCGTGACTTACCGGGCCTTGGCGTCACTCTGCTGACCATTGCCCTGCCGTTGCTGCTGATGGTCGGCAAAAGTTTCGCTGCCGGTCTGCCACATGATTCCACGGCATTCAGCGTGATTTCGTTTCTGGGTACACCCCTGATCGCACTGTCCATTGCCGTGGTGTTTGCCTATTGGGCGCTGGGCCTGCGTCGCGGCTTGTCCATGTCCGACCTGCTCAACTACACGCAAAAAAGTTTTCCGCCGCTGGCCAGTATCCTGCTGATCATCGGCGCCGGAGGCGCATTCAATGGCATCCTGATCGACAGCGGCGTGGGTAACGCGTTGTCCGCCTCGTTGACCCAATTGAATATGAACCCCATTGTTCTGGCGTGGCTGGTGGCCGGCTTGATGCACTTCGCCGTCGGTTCGGCAACAGTGGCCATGATCAGTGCCGCAGGCATGGTGCTGCCCATGCTCGGCGCGCATCCGACCGTGAGCAAGGAGATTATTTGTATCGCCATCGGTGCCGGGGCAATGGGTTGGACCCATGTCACCGACTCGGCCTTCTGGGTGGTCAAGGAGTACCTGGGCGTCTCGCTGACCGACGCCCTGAAAACCTTCACCACCGCCACGGTACTGGCGTCGTCGGTCGCATTGGGCCTGACCCTGCTGCTGGCGCGCTTTGTTTGA